One Candidatus Thorarchaeota archaeon DNA segment encodes these proteins:
- a CDS encoding (Fe-S)-binding protein, whose translation MEPDMEQLMEELHQCRRCGICRNAVYDAKGFDGICPVYENSTGFETSFMRGKIIVALALLNGELEKTAKSSESLFDCTLCGNCTQICPAEFEPAHTLELVRGVLAEVPNQVREEIAHKILSNNNPYEEDNSRKRKWISELGFDIPTNGEILYFVGCTAGMRIPEVAKNTAKILKAADLPFAVLEEEPCCGSVLLRTGKPEAAAETAERVSNAIKESGAKKIVVSCAGCLKTLKEDFPNKFDIELPEVLHILELADNLLQEGRLKPKALPGKNTVTYHDPCHMGRELGVYESPRRVIQAIPNVNLAEMETNRETAICCGAGGGLRSYNSELAKKIASRRVQDAVETGANILATACPFCEHNLQSGAEILGEDIPIRDVVSLLAECVE comes from the coding sequence ATGGAACCCGACATGGAGCAACTTATGGAAGAGTTACATCAATGCAGACGATGCGGCATTTGCAGAAACGCGGTATATGATGCAAAGGGATTCGACGGTATATGTCCAGTGTACGAGAATTCCACCGGCTTTGAAACATCTTTTATGCGCGGCAAAATAATTGTGGCACTCGCGCTGCTTAATGGCGAGCTGGAAAAGACAGCCAAGAGTAGCGAATCCCTGTTTGATTGCACTCTCTGCGGAAACTGCACACAAATTTGTCCGGCTGAATTTGAACCTGCTCATACGCTTGAGCTTGTTCGTGGAGTATTGGCTGAGGTTCCTAATCAAGTTAGAGAGGAAATAGCCCACAAAATACTTTCGAACAATAATCCCTATGAAGAGGATAATAGCCGGAAAAGAAAGTGGATATCTGAACTTGGTTTTGATATTCCCACAAATGGAGAAATTCTCTATTTCGTGGGATGCACTGCTGGTATGCGGATACCGGAAGTTGCAAAGAACACCGCTAAGATTCTCAAAGCTGCTGACCTCCCCTTTGCCGTACTAGAAGAAGAACCATGTTGTGGATCAGTGCTCCTGCGTACAGGCAAACCAGAAGCAGCAGCAGAAACAGCAGAAAGGGTGTCAAATGCAATTAAAGAATCAGGTGCCAAAAAAATCGTAGTTTCATGTGCTGGTTGTCTCAAGACGCTGAAAGAGGACTTTCCAAACAAATTTGATATTGAACTACCAGAAGTACTGCATATTCTGGAACTGGCGGATAATCTGCTTCAAGAGGGGAGATTGAAGCCAAAGGCCTTACCCGGAAAGAACACAGTTACATATCACGATCCGTGTCACATGGGACGCGAATTGGGCGTTTACGAAAGCCCAAGGCGCGTAATTCAGGCAATTCCAAATGTCAATCTCGCAGAAATGGAAACGAATCGCGAGACGGCTATCTGCTGTGGAGCTGGTGGAGGACTCCGTTCCTATAATTCGGAATTGGCCAAGAAAATAGCATCCAGAAGAGTACAAGATGCTGTGGAGACAGGAGCAAACATCCTGGCAACGGCATGTCCTTTTTGTGAGCATAACCTTCAGTCTGGAGCGGAAATTCTAGGTGAAGATATTCCAATTAGAGATGTGGTCAGCTTGCTTGCTGAATGCGTAGAATGA
- a CDS encoding FAD-binding oxidoreductase, with the protein MEEDTIEKISQIVGSDYISTRDDVLLSYSVSASTGYDQVKPSAVVRPGSTEEVSKILKVANEANLKVTPRCGGSSLQGEVIPAEGSLVIELMRLDSFELHEDLRAATIGAGVTFGKLDKLLKAYGLWLPVYPESSLVATVAGNVAVNGAGPGSTAYGCIAEMVLGLEVVLPDGRIIQTGSEANPNAPGPFLRYAFGPDLTGLFIGSLGSLGIITKVSVKLSKRMEEFHYQTYGFQEAEQAENFLIELKNDNVNAVFASIYEGRILGFFMDMLGEEYHIPEHDWPPFTVSVTLGRLRKDQLESDVKRAAEICKDLGGGVIGISELPRGEWDDRMRTFARSSYAHGWHWRILYHHQTPSNWHKSIEAIWDVMDEYALLGHTAGFATGHSSYNFYPHLYYFPEDEEEEQRVREAHVDLSKRLFKTGAVPFKLAPYWVEGVKEMQEYMKVLKGIKDVLDPKGIMHPGVMGGL; encoded by the coding sequence TTGGAAGAAGACACTATTGAGAAAATCTCTCAGATTGTTGGATCGGATTATATATCTACAAGAGATGACGTTCTACTGAGCTATTCTGTCTCAGCGTCCACAGGTTACGACCAAGTGAAACCCAGCGCTGTGGTACGACCGGGTTCGACAGAAGAGGTTTCAAAAATCCTGAAGGTAGCTAATGAGGCAAATCTCAAAGTCACCCCTCGTTGTGGTGGTTCCAGCCTCCAAGGTGAAGTCATACCTGCGGAAGGATCTCTAGTTATCGAGTTGATGCGACTTGATAGCTTTGAGCTTCACGAAGATTTGAGGGCTGCTACTATTGGAGCAGGAGTTACATTCGGCAAACTTGACAAGCTTCTGAAAGCATACGGACTTTGGCTACCAGTTTATCCCGAATCCTCTCTAGTTGCTACCGTTGCAGGCAATGTTGCTGTTAATGGAGCGGGACCAGGTTCAACAGCTTATGGATGCATCGCAGAAATGGTCCTAGGATTAGAGGTTGTCCTTCCCGATGGTCGAATAATCCAAACCGGATCAGAAGCCAACCCAAATGCACCAGGTCCATTCCTGAGATATGCATTTGGGCCGGATCTTACAGGACTATTTATCGGTTCACTAGGAAGCCTTGGAATTATCACCAAGGTGTCTGTCAAGCTTTCGAAACGTATGGAAGAATTCCATTATCAAACATATGGTTTTCAAGAAGCTGAGCAGGCTGAGAATTTTTTGATTGAATTGAAAAATGATAACGTGAACGCTGTTTTTGCCTCAATTTACGAAGGCCGCATTCTTGGCTTCTTCATGGACATGCTAGGTGAAGAATATCATATACCTGAGCACGACTGGCCACCATTTACGGTATCTGTCACATTAGGCCGTTTGCGAAAAGATCAGCTTGAAAGCGATGTCAAACGAGCAGCTGAAATCTGCAAGGATCTGGGAGGCGGAGTTATTGGAATATCTGAGCTTCCCCGGGGGGAATGGGATGATCGTATGCGCACCTTTGCAAGATCATCGTATGCCCACGGATGGCACTGGAGGATACTCTATCATCATCAAACTCCCTCTAATTGGCACAAGTCAATTGAGGCAATCTGGGATGTAATGGATGAATACGCACTGCTAGGGCATACAGCAGGTTTTGCTACAGGTCATAGCAGCTATAACTTTTACCCGCATCTCTACTACTTCCCAGAAGATGAAGAAGAGGAACAACGAGTAAGAGAGGCACATGTCGATTTGTCAAAGAGGTTATTCAAGACAGGTGCTGTTCCGTTCAAGCTTGCTCCATACTGGGTTGAAGGAGTCAAGGAAATGCAGGAATACATGAAGGTGCTGAAAGGTATAAAGGATGTATTGGATCCGAAAGGAATCATGCACCCTGGGGTAATGGGAGGGTTGTAA
- a CDS encoding SCP2 sterol-binding domain-containing protein, producing the protein MNDNLLNLMRERIAAGLERQETIEAIDGWNKTALLKLKDGGTYHFVVADNNIEVHDGSLKEPDMKIESDEETIRKLFTEEMSAASALLKRKLKVKGSARDLMKIRHIF; encoded by the coding sequence ATGAATGATAATCTTCTGAATCTTATGCGAGAAAGAATTGCTGCAGGTCTTGAACGTCAAGAGACTATTGAGGCAATTGACGGATGGAATAAAACCGCTCTACTGAAACTCAAGGATGGCGGAACCTATCATTTTGTCGTTGCAGATAATAATATTGAAGTGCATGATGGCAGTCTCAAGGAGCCCGATATGAAGATTGAGAGCGATGAAGAGACCATTCGAAAGCTCTTCACGGAAGAAATGAGTGCAGCTTCTGCACTACTCAAGCGCAAGTTGAAAGTAAAAGGCTCAGCACGGGATCTTATGAAAATACGTCATATCTTTTAG
- a CDS encoding DUF2085 domain-containing protein, with protein MGSDDSDGITDASSSSLQPAKSGRLDEIKESVHIMLSHHPPSLYGHCLRVSAFGHSLYLCARCAGIYGGLLIGIAFLFLTSMPLTPPWFWFLLAVGFGMATVTDWVTQRLTYRKTTNHVRAISGFISGIGLSIIFMLANFFYMLFALVIMSITIAGVSVIEKRKKENH; from the coding sequence TTGGGTAGCGATGATAGTGACGGAATCACTGATGCAAGTTCGAGCTCATTACAGCCAGCTAAGTCGGGCAGATTAGACGAAATTAAGGAAAGCGTCCACATAATGCTCTCTCACCATCCCCCCTCGCTTTACGGCCACTGCCTTCGTGTGTCTGCATTTGGGCATTCTCTCTACCTATGCGCTAGGTGTGCTGGCATATATGGAGGCCTTCTAATTGGTATCGCATTCTTGTTCCTTACATCTATGCCACTAACACCACCGTGGTTTTGGTTTCTTCTGGCGGTGGGCTTTGGAATGGCCACTGTCACGGATTGGGTAACACAGCGTCTAACATACAGGAAGACGACCAATCATGTTAGAGCAATATCCGGGTTCATAAGCGGGATTGGCCTTTCTATCATCTTCATGTTGGCCAATTTCTTCTACATGCTTTTCGCTTTGGTTATCATGAGCATCACTATTGCTGGAGTTTCGGTTATCGAGAAGCGGAAGAAGGAGAATCATTAG
- a CDS encoding DegT/DnrJ/EryC1/StrS family aminotransferase produces the protein MIPIAKPIIDEAEIQAVREVLESGMLAEGQVSRELEREFASYIGVKHASVATNGTAALITALEAIDIEPGDEVITSPFTFIASANSIALVGGVPVFVDIDPTTYNLDHSLIEDAITKRTKAIMPVHIFGMPSNMKKIMAIAEDYDLMVIEDACQAHGAKIDGEQVGTFGDISAFSFYATKNMMTGEGGMIVTDNEGLMDQVLMIKNHGRGKEGGYSHYRIGYNHRMMDLVSAIGREQLKRLPGIVKSRRKNAELYDEVFSRFSEITPQHEPEGFESAYHVYAPRLESEKLTRDEMITELRDAEVGSRSVYALPCHLQGTYQRIEEWRWAEYVAYPDYSSLELPHSVAVGDDHFEVPVHPGVKESDIGHIGDVIEEALS, from the coding sequence GTGATTCCTATCGCGAAACCAATCATAGACGAAGCAGAAATCCAGGCAGTTCGCGAAGTACTTGAGTCTGGAATGCTTGCGGAAGGCCAGGTATCAAGGGAATTAGAGCGAGAGTTTGCTTCCTATATCGGTGTGAAGCACGCATCTGTAGCAACAAATGGTACTGCGGCACTGATAACGGCACTTGAAGCTATAGACATTGAACCAGGTGATGAAGTGATAACTTCCCCTTTCACATTCATTGCTTCGGCTAATTCAATTGCGCTGGTTGGTGGTGTACCTGTCTTTGTGGATATAGATCCGACAACCTACAATCTTGATCACAGTCTGATTGAAGATGCAATAACTAAGCGAACCAAGGCGATTATGCCGGTTCACATTTTTGGAATGCCTTCTAACATGAAGAAAATAATGGCTATAGCTGAGGACTATGATTTGATGGTCATTGAGGATGCGTGTCAGGCTCATGGTGCGAAAATCGATGGTGAGCAAGTAGGAACCTTTGGAGATATCTCCGCTTTCAGTTTCTATGCAACAAAGAATATGATGACTGGAGAAGGTGGCATGATTGTGACTGATAATGAGGGCCTCATGGACCAGGTTCTTATGATAAAGAATCATGGCCGAGGGAAAGAGGGTGGATACAGTCATTATAGAATTGGGTACAATCATAGAATGATGGACTTGGTTTCTGCTATTGGCAGAGAACAACTGAAACGATTACCCGGAATTGTCAAATCGAGAAGGAAAAACGCAGAGCTGTATGATGAGGTTTTCTCACGATTCAGTGAAATCACGCCACAGCATGAACCAGAAGGTTTCGAATCAGCTTATCATGTATATGCTCCGCGGCTCGAATCAGAGAAATTGACTAGAGATGAAATGATTACTGAGCTGAGAGACGCAGAAGTGGGGTCTAGGTCTGTTTATGCACTCCCTTGTCATTTGCAGGGAACTTATCAGAGAATAGAGGAATGGCGCTGGGCGGAATATGTCGCATATCCTGATTATAGCTCCTTAGAACTACCGCACTCTGTCGCAGTAGGTGATGACCATTTCGAAGTACCGGTACATCCGGGCGTCAAGGAATCAGACATTGGGCATATCGGAGATGTCATCGAGGAAGCCCTATCCTAG
- a CDS encoding HAD family phosphatase encodes MRKKNLEVVALDLDGVLFDGPSATLPIAEKVGIGEKLKEVMMKSAKGALTLEESIVQGARVWKDTSTSALQNLVHELPLMTGAEETVAKLKEGGYEVGCVSSGVSQWFMAPFSERLNLDFAYSNVLTEVDGKHNGEVEYVMGAEQKAERILQYLSSNGFDTDGLASVGNGENDIAMFGISAISIAFNPVSEKVTAAADYRIESKDLRDILPFILPPH; translated from the coding sequence TTGCGGAAGAAGAATCTTGAAGTTGTAGCCTTAGACTTGGATGGAGTTCTCTTTGATGGGCCAAGCGCGACACTGCCAATAGCAGAGAAGGTGGGCATAGGAGAAAAACTGAAAGAAGTAATGATGAAATCAGCAAAAGGTGCTCTCACGCTCGAAGAATCGATTGTGCAAGGAGCAAGGGTTTGGAAGGATACATCAACAAGCGCACTTCAGAATCTTGTTCATGAGCTTCCTCTGATGACTGGAGCTGAAGAAACAGTAGCGAAGCTGAAAGAAGGAGGGTATGAAGTAGGCTGTGTGTCAAGTGGAGTCAGTCAGTGGTTTATGGCTCCGTTCTCTGAAAGGCTGAATCTTGATTTCGCCTATTCGAATGTGCTTACTGAGGTGGATGGAAAACATAATGGCGAAGTAGAATATGTAATGGGTGCAGAACAAAAAGCTGAACGTATCCTTCAGTACCTTAGCTCAAACGGGTTCGATACTGACGGTCTGGCAAGCGTTGGAAATGGAGAGAATGATATAGCCATGTTTGGTATATCAGCCATCAGTATTGCATTTAATCCTGTTAGTGAGAAAGTGACAGCGGCAGCAGATTACAGAATTGAATCAAAGGATCTACGTGATATTCTGCCATTTATTCTGCCTCCACACTAG
- a CDS encoding DNA-3-methyladenine glycosylase 2 family protein — protein MSFRQEGTEDLAVHELECPRNYDLIKSIHAWVYPHIQPVPEITDNRLFRRVLTVAGVRTPVSISQPSAGMKLEIRCRANVDISKLNRKITFILGLDVDTSKALERIKDDDCISYLAEKTDFLRPYTADSPFEGLTKCILQQQISFRAANVITRRLVLEAASPMKYMHSKYYSFPSCEDIMELGSSGIKKLGVGYKSDYLLGLSSMVASGKLDLEEFKQLPHREVVRRLRPIHGIGDWTIKAFAISSLHDFSVFPLGDLGVRNLLGNLYGTGDAMKTRQVEQLMTRWGPSAPLVLYFLMCADVLGLVEQSDRSKKS, from the coding sequence ATGAGTTTCAGACAAGAAGGAACCGAAGACCTTGCTGTACATGAATTGGAATGTCCTCGAAACTATGACCTGATTAAATCTATTCATGCATGGGTATATCCCCATATTCAGCCCGTTCCCGAAATCACTGATAATAGATTGTTTCGCAGGGTCTTGACTGTGGCTGGCGTGAGAACACCAGTAAGCATTTCTCAACCTTCAGCGGGCATGAAGCTCGAAATCCGGTGTCGTGCTAACGTAGATATATCGAAACTCAACCGAAAGATAACCTTCATCTTGGGTCTTGATGTTGATACAAGCAAAGCACTTGAGAGGATCAAGGATGATGACTGCATTTCGTATCTTGCTGAGAAAACAGATTTCCTACGACCTTATACCGCGGATTCCCCCTTCGAAGGTCTAACGAAATGCATTCTCCAACAGCAGATTTCTTTTCGAGCTGCGAATGTTATAACTCGTCGTCTTGTGCTTGAGGCCGCTTCTCCCATGAAGTACATGCATTCAAAGTACTATAGTTTTCCAAGCTGTGAGGACATCATGGAGCTCGGTTCTTCGGGTATTAAGAAACTAGGTGTGGGCTACAAGAGCGATTATCTACTAGGCCTTTCTTCTATGGTTGCATCAGGCAAATTGGATTTAGAAGAGTTCAAGCAGTTACCGCATAGGGAGGTAGTTAGAAGGCTTCGCCCTATTCATGGAATCGGCGATTGGACTATTAAGGCATTTGCAATTTCATCGCTTCACGATTTCTCTGTTTTCCCTCTGGGTGATTTGGGTGTTAGAAACTTGTTGGGTAATCTCTATGGCACAGGCGATGCGATGAAAACAAGACAAGTTGAACAGCTGATGACAAGATGGGGACCATCAGCCCCTCTTGTGCTTTATTTCTTGATGTGTGCTGATGTACTAGGTCTCGTTGAACAAAGCGACCGTTCCAAAAAGTCATAA
- a CDS encoding ABC transporter permease: MSSERKNSKLWRIRSMFLKEINLIKNDKYALLLVFVLPGMIMGTMFVAIEQGEAGQMMGDSSDDASGDTLLVGVVDADPTDTYPGQDLSENFTWYLQESSGLIVTMYDTEEAALDALYRDTVDAYAVIPYGFEGNISGDIPAFVQIHISSTNFDQQSAVYTTFSQAIVSFRSDHGWIKGEVRMKNVREFEPEGNYTAATFGVFLLVFASFIATAATAAQAIVGDVPLNRMLLTPATKLEAILSKTLAYFVVGMIQAQFLLALWIGLFGIVPNTDYLTLNAVLALMAFSGSALGVFISTLCNTRLQANQSFLLLLFSSFIVGTGFMDVGIVDEYYPLNLGRVMLFDTAFKGLPIAYFTPEIIRVLIFSSAMLLLAYIVFMNRQTLA, translated from the coding sequence TTGTCATCAGAACGAAAAAACTCCAAGCTGTGGCGTATTCGCTCTATGTTCTTGAAGGAGATAAACCTTATCAAGAATGACAAATATGCCCTTTTACTGGTTTTCGTTTTGCCTGGCATGATTATGGGTACGATGTTCGTTGCTATTGAACAAGGAGAAGCAGGTCAGATGATGGGGGATTCATCCGATGATGCCTCAGGTGATACACTGCTAGTGGGCGTTGTAGATGCAGATCCCACCGATACATATCCGGGACAGGACCTGTCCGAGAATTTCACTTGGTATCTTCAAGAGAGTTCCGGTCTGATAGTCACAATGTATGATACCGAGGAAGCAGCCCTTGACGCTCTTTACAGGGATACTGTGGACGCCTATGCTGTCATACCCTATGGATTTGAGGGCAACATATCAGGAGATATTCCCGCTTTTGTTCAAATCCATATCAGCTCCACGAATTTCGATCAGCAATCGGCAGTATACACAACATTCAGCCAAGCCATAGTGTCTTTTCGTTCGGATCACGGTTGGATAAAGGGTGAAGTCAGGATGAAAAATGTCCGAGAATTTGAGCCTGAAGGTAACTATACTGCAGCCACATTCGGAGTTTTCCTTCTTGTATTTGCGTCTTTTATTGCCACAGCTGCTACTGCTGCACAAGCGATTGTTGGTGATGTTCCCCTCAATAGAATGCTTCTTACCCCAGCAACGAAACTTGAAGCAATACTGTCCAAGACTCTGGCCTATTTTGTGGTGGGTATGATTCAAGCCCAATTTCTTTTGGCTCTATGGATAGGTCTATTTGGCATTGTGCCTAATACCGACTATCTCACGCTTAATGCTGTATTGGCTCTTATGGCATTCTCTGGTTCTGCTCTGGGGGTCTTTATTTCCACTTTGTGCAATACTCGTCTCCAGGCGAATCAATCGTTTCTTCTTCTTCTATTCTCCTCTTTCATAGTCGGAACTGGCTTTATGGATGTGGGAATTGTTGATGAGTACTATCCTTTGAACCTCGGGCGAGTGATGTTGTTTGATACCGCGTTCAAAGGCTTGCCTATTGCTTACTTCACTCCCGAAATTATACGAGTTCTGATTTTCTCCTCTGCTATGTTGCTGTTGGCATATATCGTCTTCATGAATAGGCAGACTTTGGCATAG
- a CDS encoding dodecin domain-containing protein, producing MTTVVKVIELIGESEESWEKAAENALKKADETIRNIVGLDVDHFTAKVDGGKIVAYRANVKVAFEYEG from the coding sequence GTGACAACCGTAGTAAAAGTAATAGAGCTTATTGGTGAATCGGAAGAATCTTGGGAAAAAGCGGCTGAAAATGCGTTGAAGAAGGCAGATGAGACGATTAGAAACATTGTCGGTCTTGATGTGGATCATTTCACTGCCAAGGTAGATGGCGGCAAAATCGTTGCCTATCGTGCGAATGTGAAGGTTGCTTTCGAATACGAAGGCTAG
- a CDS encoding CPBP family intramembrane metalloprotease, translating to MVMEDPDYHAMQEADTIGIFEPGSNIEREVDWDRLFHVLVLTGAAFAFTIALGLVIIIPLFILGGVSINIITLQIEIAPWAFLAITISELGFIVPPLRYIRKHGFELDAIGLKRGTPAKEILFGLGIGAVMLASNIVITFLVYEVVGYPEGNQTGLIYAQTIPELAAWVIVMFAVVGLAEELLFRGFLQRRMDIYFRDRRSHYKLISLVITSLIFAAIHLDLYGMPARFVLGLFLGWLAQKRNYSILGPTVAHGLNNSVVVFLTFLGI from the coding sequence GTGGTCATGGAAGACCCAGACTATCATGCAATGCAGGAAGCTGATACAATAGGCATATTTGAACCAGGAAGCAATATTGAACGCGAAGTCGACTGGGATAGGCTTTTCCATGTATTGGTATTAACTGGTGCAGCTTTCGCCTTCACAATAGCACTAGGCTTGGTCATCATAATCCCTCTTTTCATATTGGGAGGGGTATCAATTAACATAATCACCTTACAGATTGAAATCGCTCCTTGGGCATTCTTGGCAATAACGATTTCAGAACTTGGATTCATAGTTCCACCACTCAGATATATCAGAAAGCACGGTTTCGAACTGGATGCGATTGGGCTCAAACGGGGCACACCAGCCAAAGAAATCCTCTTTGGTTTAGGAATCGGAGCTGTAATGCTTGCTTCGAATATAGTGATTACCTTCCTTGTCTATGAAGTGGTAGGTTATCCGGAGGGTAATCAGACTGGACTTATCTACGCCCAGACGATTCCGGAACTAGCCGCTTGGGTTATTGTTATGTTTGCGGTTGTTGGACTGGCAGAAGAACTGCTCTTCAGAGGGTTCCTCCAAAGAAGGATGGATATCTATTTTCGAGATAGAAGAAGTCACTACAAACTCATTTCGCTTGTTATTACTTCGCTAATCTTCGCCGCAATACACCTAGATCTCTATGGTATGCCAGCTCGTTTTGTACTCGGGCTTTTCCTTGGTTGGTTAGCCCAAAAAAGGAATTACTCCATACTTGGGCCTACAGTAGCCCACGGTTTAAACAATTCAGTAGTTGTCTTTCTCACGTTTCTCGGAATTTGA
- a CDS encoding S8 family serine peptidase — MQPDNELVPSRGKAILIATIIITAGVTFSAFLPQGFLPISSAPRIAIIDSGISPSSGLSSRIVAERSFVNISYGYSVNDEDTADSKPNDILHGTYVAEIAVRTNPHIQIVNAKVITSENHATLHGIMRAIRWVVNETDATIINLSLGSMPTNGKPLQEVVEWAFAQGVVLVAAAGNGGQNGLTGTSIETPAIFQEAIAVAAIDSSGIPFPFSGRGPLRNRIIKPDIAALGSYKDPSGREVAYGTSFAAPRVSAAAAALISLCDSKGWKWTPGMIKATLLASASHLAAESWEVGAGQVDLNAAKAYLENVPKRNSYPMAAYVMPEVVPYDFERIFANVTTTVRCSVFATANATFHLSYIGSAASWIRGIDTVYVNQTGVFSFNIRVISSKAHENLEVLLSISSPEYLTMRVKTVFDVELPIATIGFDLTHTVWPIDSIYGQFRSFYETITELGVAVEEIGDSSELTYTRLKSLDAVAVLDPCTWYPINTDVNSTMTSPSYTEDELDMYAQYWENGGSLFVVGLDNSCINVAAANQFLSRFPIAFNYDRIPETTIIINGIPSTRLITSLKPHTITLGVSSLDYLGCSLNYTGDAYEIAHTRVSWQDEDGLLHIENKTVMVSLEGDKENRMIVVGTNFLLDNYAMNEMYESPDNKRLAYRIVLWLTGEI, encoded by the coding sequence ATGCAACCTGATAATGAGCTTGTTCCAAGTAGAGGAAAAGCCATTCTCATAGCAACCATAATAATAACCGCCGGGGTTACCTTTTCTGCCTTTCTACCTCAGGGGTTTCTTCCTATCTCTTCTGCTCCCCGTATCGCAATCATCGATTCCGGTATTTCACCCTCAAGTGGGCTTTCTAGCCGTATTGTAGCCGAGCGAAGTTTCGTGAATATATCGTATGGTTACTCCGTAAATGATGAAGATACAGCAGATAGCAAACCAAATGATATTCTTCATGGTACATATGTCGCTGAGATAGCGGTACGAACGAACCCTCATATACAGATTGTGAATGCGAAGGTAATCACCTCTGAAAACCATGCCACACTCCATGGGATTATGCGGGCGATTAGGTGGGTGGTGAATGAGACTGATGCTACAATTATCAATCTCAGTCTGGGAAGTATGCCAACCAACGGAAAGCCTCTTCAGGAAGTGGTGGAGTGGGCATTTGCGCAAGGTGTAGTTCTAGTTGCAGCAGCTGGAAATGGAGGGCAAAACGGGCTCACAGGTACCTCGATTGAAACACCCGCCATTTTTCAAGAAGCTATCGCAGTAGCGGCGATAGATAGTTCCGGTATCCCATTTCCCTTTTCAGGTCGTGGACCCTTGAGGAACAGAATAATCAAACCAGATATAGCCGCCTTAGGGTCCTATAAAGATCCCAGCGGCAGAGAGGTTGCTTATGGTACAAGTTTCGCAGCGCCGAGAGTCTCTGCAGCAGCTGCAGCTTTAATCAGTCTATGTGATTCCAAGGGATGGAAATGGACTCCTGGCATGATCAAAGCTACATTATTGGCAAGTGCGAGTCATCTTGCAGCCGAGTCGTGGGAAGTCGGGGCTGGCCAAGTTGACTTGAATGCCGCAAAGGCATATCTAGAGAATGTTCCTAAGCGTAACTCCTACCCAATGGCGGCATACGTAATGCCTGAAGTGGTTCCATATGATTTCGAACGAATATTTGCGAATGTTACTACTACAGTTAGATGCTCTGTCTTCGCAACTGCCAATGCAACCTTTCATCTGAGTTATATTGGATCCGCAGCTTCTTGGATTCGGGGCATAGACACGGTATATGTTAACCAGACTGGCGTCTTTTCTTTCAACATCCGGGTGATAAGCTCTAAAGCACATGAGAATCTAGAGGTATTGTTAAGCATATCCTCACCAGAATACCTTACAATGCGAGTAAAGACTGTTTTTGATGTCGAGCTACCTATTGCCACCATTGGCTTCGATTTGACACATACAGTATGGCCAATCGATTCGATATATGGCCAATTTCGAAGCTTCTATGAAACGATTACTGAATTGGGTGTAGCAGTAGAAGAAATCGGCGATTCAAGTGAACTAACCTACACTAGGCTGAAGAGTCTTGATGCAGTAGCCGTTTTGGATCCGTGCACTTGGTATCCTATCAATACAGATGTGAATTCAACGATGACAAGTCCATCGTATACTGAGGATGAACTTGACATGTACGCACAGTACTGGGAGAACGGCGGGAGCCTGTTTGTTGTTGGGTTGGACAATTCCTGCATTAATGTAGCAGCTGCAAATCAGTTTCTCTCGAGATTCCCCATTGCTTTCAATTACGATAGGATACCTGAGACGACAATAATCATCAACGGGATTCCATCCACACGTCTGATTACCAGTCTAAAACCACATACTATCACTCTAGGAGTGAGTAGTCTCGACTACTTAGGATGCTCCTTGAACTACACCGGAGATGCTTATGAAATTGCACACACTCGGGTTTCTTGGCAGGATGAAGATGGTCTTCTTCACATCGAAAACAAAACAGTGATGGTCAGCTTGGAAGGGGATAAGGAGAACAGGATGATTGTTGTTGGCACCAATTTCCTACTTGACAACTACGCCATGAATGAAATGTATGAATCCCCTGACAACAAGAGATTGGCCTATAGGATAGTCTTATGGCTCACCGGAGAAATCTGA